A part of Methanohalobium evestigatum Z-7303 genomic DNA contains:
- a CDS encoding pyridoxamine 5'-phosphate oxidase family protein, producing the protein MVKLDEKMKEDFSKIKIFPFATASKDGVPNVVPIGFCKLMDDETIWVADNYFDKTLSNLQENPKASIFVWNTETSGCYQIKGDVEIKSSGEDYNRMYNMVKEMGDKYPAKHLVEMKITNVYECKSGPEAGKKLL; encoded by the coding sequence ATGGTTAAACTTGATGAGAAGATGAAAGAGGATTTTTCAAAAATCAAAATTTTCCCGTTTGCTACTGCATCTAAAGATGGTGTTCCAAATGTTGTTCCGATTGGATTCTGTAAATTAATGGATGATGAAACTATCTGGGTAGCAGATAATTATTTTGATAAAACACTTTCTAATTTACAGGAAAATCCGAAAGCATCCATTTTTGTATGGAATACAGAAACAAGCGGATGTTACCAGATAAAAGGAGATGTAGAAATAAAATCCAGTGGCGAAGATTACAACAGAATGTACAATATGGTTAAAGAAATGGGCGACAAATATCCTGCCAAACATCTTGTAGAAATGAAAATTACCAACGTATATGAATGTAAATCTGGTCCTGAAGCAGGGAAAAAATTACTGTAA
- a CDS encoding 30S ribosomal protein S6e: MANFKVVVSDPKTKSYQFDVTGDEVNNIIGKSIGETLDGNLVGLPGYKLKITGGNDKDGFTMRGDLPGAKRHRILMSGGVGDEPKSKGERKRKFVRGKEISSDTVQINTKVVEYGDKSIDAILGGGEEAAAEE, encoded by the coding sequence ATGGCAAATTTTAAAGTTGTAGTTTCAGACCCGAAAACAAAATCGTACCAATTTGATGTTACCGGTGATGAGGTAAATAATATTATTGGAAAATCAATAGGTGAAACACTTGATGGTAATCTGGTAGGGCTTCCGGGTTATAAATTAAAAATCACCGGCGGGAATGATAAAGATGGTTTTACCATGAGGGGAGACCTTCCTGGTGCGAAAAGACACAGGATACTGATGTCTGGAGGAGTAGGTGATGAGCCTAAATCCAAAGGTGAACGTAAAAGAAAATTTGTTCGTGGAAAGGAAATATCCAGTGACACTGTGCAGATAAACACAAAAGTTGTAGAATACGGTGACAAATCAATTGATGCTATTCTCGGCGGTGGAGAAGAAGCTGCTGCTGAAGAATAA
- the pdxT gene encoding pyridoxal 5'-phosphate synthase glutaminase subunit PdxT, whose translation MRVGVVALQGDVSEHVDALKKAISERGEKGEVVTIKHSGITPTCDALILPGGESTTLGHLLVYEGIADEIKKAASDGVPIMGTCAGLILMAKSGEGQVQKTRQYLLSIMDTTVNRNAFGRQRESFETKLDVSVFDSPYIAIFIRAPAIVKCGESVKTLAKIDDYVVAAEQGNLMALAFHPELTDDLRFHHHFLDKIS comes from the coding sequence ATGCGTGTAGGTGTAGTTGCATTACAGGGTGATGTTTCCGAACATGTCGATGCTTTAAAAAAAGCTATTTCTGAACGCGGTGAAAAAGGAGAAGTTGTTACCATAAAGCATAGTGGTATTACCCCTACTTGTGATGCACTTATTTTACCGGGTGGTGAAAGTACAACACTCGGTCATCTCCTTGTTTATGAAGGGATAGCAGATGAAATTAAAAAAGCCGCATCAGATGGTGTTCCTATTATGGGTACCTGTGCCGGATTGATACTCATGGCAAAGAGTGGAGAAGGACAAGTACAAAAGACCCGTCAATATTTACTATCTATTATGGACACGACTGTTAATAGAAATGCATTCGGAAGGCAGAGAGAGTCATTTGAAACAAAACTTGATGTGTCAGTTTTTGATTCACCATACATTGCCATTTTTATTCGTGCTCCTGCAATTGTAAAATGTGGAGAAAGTGTGAAAACACTGGCAAAAATTGATGATTATGTTGTCGCCGCTGAACAGGGTAATCTGATGGCTCTTGCATTCCACCCTGAACTAACGGACGATTTAAGGTTTCATCACCATTTTCTGGATAAAATTTCTTAA